One Triticum dicoccoides isolate Atlit2015 ecotype Zavitan chromosome 5B, WEW_v2.0, whole genome shotgun sequence genomic window carries:
- the LOC119312151 gene encoding type I inositol polyphosphate 5-phosphatase 4-like — protein sequence MREESNKKTKVSWSKSLVRKWFNIKGKAQDFHADYDATTQGRDGGDERRTSCSQRDAGAAKKSRTDRSLKRNVDRARRSRNEFDVSRLTEAQDYRIFASTWNVGGKCPSRGLDLDDWLHSSPPADIYVLGFQEIVPLNAGNVLGTEDNVPAKKWVSLIRRTLNKNPGPSSHGGYRTPSPVPDPVVELDADFEGSLRRQDSSSFFHRRSFQNLSRSLRVSGNDMFSQPRLDRRFSVCDPVNIGGRPSDFDGNFQCMGSPGDEYIDEDISNGAYFSPFPYGYGTSTPMEEDDEQPNTSRYCLVASKQMVGIFLTVWVRSEIRNDIRNLKVSCVGRGLMGYLGNKGSISISMSLHHTTFCFVCCHLTSGEKEGDELRRNSDVMEILRKTRFPRVRGCGDVKSPETILEHDRILWLGDLNYRISLPYSSAKVLVETHNWRQLLERDQLRIERRCGHVFPGWKEGRIYFPPTYKYSFNSDRYSGYGVRPKEKRRTPAWCDRILWHGTGLIQLSYVRGESRFSDHRPVYSIFMAEVEILHQRRRNMGYFSSRVEVEELLPYAHSHGNIKFY from the exons ATGAGGGAGGAGAGCAACAAGAAGACCAAG GTCTCCTGGTCCAAATCCCTCGTCAGGAAGTGGTTCAACATCAAGGGCAAGGCGCAGGATTTCCACGCGGACTACGACGCCACCACCCAAG GACGGGATGGTGGTGATGAACGGAGGACCAGCTGCTCGCAGAGGGACGCAGGCGCTGCCAAGAAAAGCAGAACTG ACCGGTCGTTGAAGCGGAATGTCGATCGCGCTCGTAGATCAAGGAATGAGTTTGATGTGTCACGCCTGACAGAAGCTCAGGATTACAG AATATTTGCCTCGACGTGGAATGTTGGTGGTAAATGCCCATCAAGGGGGTTAGATTTAGATGACTGGCTACACTCTTCACCTCCTGCTGATATCTATGTGCTTGG ATTTCAAGAAATTGTTCCTTTGAATGCTGGAAATGTTCTTGGTACCGAAGACAATGTTCCAGCGAAGAAGTGGGTCTCACTTATTAGGAGGACGCTGAACAAGAACCCTGGGCCTAGCAGTCACGGTGGCTATCGCACGCCATCCCCTGTCCCTGATCCGGTTGTGGAACTAGATGCTGATTTTGAGGGATCATTGAGAAGACAGGATAGCTCATCATTTTTCCACCGTCGATCATTCCAGAACCTTAGTCGGAGTTTAAGGGTTTCAGGAAACGATATGTTCTCACAACCAAGATTGGACCGTAGGTTTAGTGTGTGTGACCCAGTTAACATTGGAGGCAGACCAAGTGATTTTGATGGAAATTTCCAGTGTATGGGATCACCAGGCGATGAATATATTGATGAGGATATAAGTAATGGAGCATATTTTTCACCATTCCCATATGGCTATGGTACTTCAACACCTATGGAAGAAGATGATGAGCAGCCAAATACTTCTAG GTATTGTTTGGTTGCCAGCAAACAGATGGTTGGCATATTTCTCACAGTTTGGGTACGCAGTGAAATAAGAAATGATATTAGAAACCTGAAAGTTTCCTGCGTAGGTAGAGGACTAATGGGTTATCTTGGAAATAAG GGTTCTATATCAATAAGCATGTCTCTGCATCATACAACCTTCTGTTTTGTCTGTTGTCATTTGACCTCTGGGGAAAAGGAGGGAGATGAATTGCGCAGAAATTCTGATGTCATGGAGATCTTAAGGAAGACAAGGTTTCCTCGTGTCCGCGGATGTGGCGATGTTAAGTCACCGGAGACAATTCTTGAGCACGA CCGTATCTTATGGCTAGGTGATTTGAATTACCGGATTTCTCTTCCATACTCGTCAGCAAAAGTTCTGGTTGAAACACATAACTGGAGGCAACTGTTGGAGAGAGATCAG CTTCGTATAGAGCGGAGATGCGGACATGTTTTCCCAGGATGGAAAGAAGGAAGGATTTATTTTCCTCCAACATATAAATACTCTTTCAACTCAGACCGGTATTCTGGTTATGGTGTGCGTCCCAAGGAAAAGAGGCGAACGCCAGCTTG GTGTGATCGTATTTTGTGGCATGGTACCGGCCTCATTCAGTTGTCATATGTCCGAGGAGAATCACGCTTCTCCGACCACAGACCAGTGTACAGTATTTTTATGGCGGAGGTTGAAAT